The following DNA comes from Chitinophaga nivalis.
ATGCATACATAGGCTTTCATACTGGTCCATTAGGCGGTAATATCATAATCAATTTAGTGCTTGTAAATGAACTGGATATTAATTTTTATGGTTGTCAGTTGCTGCTAAGTGCTCGTGATTCCTATTGGGTAAGTTTCCCTACTGGGAATAGACGCTTGGATTGGGAAGCAGTACTGGCTGGATCAAATTGTACCATGAAAATTTCAAAAGTTACACCATAGATACAAATTGCCCTTTGAGGAACGGCTCCGGTGATGGCCAAATATAACGGAATACTGCGCATGGGGTGCGACTGATTTTATTTTTTAGAGTGGCGCTTCAAAGTGTCATCCTAATTCCTTATTATAATACTCAATAAAAATTTATGACAAAGGTATTAATCGTTGTCACCTTCTTTTTAATTTTTCAAATGAACGTAACTGGTCAAATTTCTGCCACTTCATTTAATGGAGTAGCGTTGCATACTAATATAAAGGACATACCGGGATGTATTAGTTATAAAGATTTTGCAGAAAAGCACCTTTTCAGTGCAGAGCCAGATTTAAATTTTTATTATCTCCCAATAATAGATAGTCAGGATTCGTTGATTGTAAAGTATGTATTCTTACAATGCAATAATGATAAAGAGTTAAACAAAATTTTTATTCTCATTGATGATAGTAATAATAATGCATTATCCATCTTGAAAAGAGTTTTAGGACCTGAACACACTACCGGGCAAAGTTCAATGGGGCAACCTTATGGTAATATTGTTTACGGTTGGTCAACAAATGCTGGTACTACAGTTCTTATGTTCAAAGAAGGAAGAGAGCATTCTGTATTAAATTTCCCAGTAACGACCATTACTATTCGATATAAATCGGATTACGAGGCACTTCAAAATACGTCAATTAGCCCGGTTCTTCATAGAAGCTTTTAATTTAAAATAAATTAAGTGTCCCTACTACAATATGTGTTGGAAACTTTATTATCTGTTCGGCCTACGATCCGTTACTTACAATATTTTTTTACGAAAGATATTTGGATGCCTCAAATCCAGTACACGATTTATCCATACTATACTTTTAAATTTCCGATATGATTTATATTCGGTGAAAAACAATGCTGGCCTTTGAGGAAGGTCATTGGGCATTCAATGTATAGCGCTTATTTCCTAAATGCCATTTAACTTTTAAGATCTTTATAGTGTACCCAAAAGGAATAAAGAGAGTTTATGACAAAAATATTAATCGTTATCACCTTCTTTTTAATTTTTAAAATGAACGCAATCGGTCAAATTTCTGCTACTTCATTTAATGGAATTGCGCTGCACAGTAATATAAATGATATACCCGGATGTGTTAATTTTAATGACTTTTCTGAAAAAGATCATTTCAACGCTACACCGGCTTCGGCTTTTTATTATCTCCCGATAATAAAAAGCCAGGATTCGTTGATAGTAAAATATTTTTTCTTACAATGCAATAAGGATAAGGTTTTAAATAAAATTATTGTACTCATTGATGATAGCAATAATAAAGCATTAACGATACTAACAAAGGTATTGGGACCAGAATATTCGACCGGGCAAAGCTCTATGGGGCAACCTTATGGTAATATTGTTTATGGTTGGTCGACGGATGCTGGTACTACAGTTATTATGTTCAAAGAGGGAGTTACCCATTCCACACTGAGATTTCCTGTAACAACTATCACCATTCAATCCCATTCTGATTATATAGATTTTGCCCCCACGTCAATAAGGCCAGTTCTTAATAGATCATTTTAAGTTAAAATAAATTAATTAAGCCCGGTGCACATTGCAACCGGGCTGCTTCTTTATCGCAATCCGGAATACGCGATCCTCAGTTATCTGGAAATAATTAATATCAAGCTCAAAGGTTATAAATTTTCTAATGAGTTGTTGACCTGCAGCTGCAATGGTACCGCCTTCCCCAAAATCACCGTCATCACATTTCCCAAACTATCAATAGCCGCCAATCTCGCCACTACAAAGTCATCCGGTCTGACGAGCAATGCTTCATCATTACTCATACCGGTGATGGCCTGCCATTTTTCGTCGGCTGATACAACCAGCCGAATATCGATAGATAGCTGTTCTTTCACCTTGTCACAGGCAGCCTGCCAGTTGTTGTTGCCAGCAATTAAAACGAATTGCCCTTTTATCCAGTCAATCGAAGAGATGTTGTGTAATTCATCCAGCCATACATGTGGCACACGGGTACCTGGTTCGCCCACGAAATAGGTGAACGGCAGGTTGGTGTCTCTTTTTATGGCGGATGACTGATAACCGAAATTAGGTAGTCCCATGAGGTCTTTGGCTTTGGTGGGCAGTAACGAGGTATTTACCAGCCCATTTGTACCTGCCAGCTGACCGGAAAGGGTGGCATAATAAGCGCCGACAGGCTGCCGCTCCGTATGGTAGGTATCCAGTAAAGTGGTTGCCGCCTGGTTTTTCAACACTGCCGCCAGTTTCCAGGCTATATTCTGCGCATCTTGTACGCCTGTATTGGCTCCTTTGCCAGCGTAAGGGGTCATGGTGTGGGCGGCGTCTCCGGCAAGAAAAATGCGATTCCTGCGTAGTTGCTCAGCAATGCGCACGGTTAGTTGCCATGGCAGTACTTTAAGAATGGAGATTTTTATAGCTGGTATCCCCAGGATGCGGTGAAGTATAGTCGTTAGCTTTGTAATAGTATAGTCTGCCGCTGTTTCTCCTTTTTCAGGATAATAGCGTAAGTGAAACGCCCATTTATTTTGGTTATTGATCGTTAAAAGAAAGCCGGTTATCTCAGGTGTTTCAATCAAGAACTGGCTAAATTCCCGTCCTTTTACTATTGCTGCCAGGTCGGCTTCAAAATAAATATTCAACAAGTCGGTCCAGGAGCCATTGCCGGACACAGGTACGTTTAATTGGTTTCTTACAAAACTACTGGCGCCATCCGCA
Coding sequences within:
- a CDS encoding FAD-dependent monooxygenase, with protein sequence MENDVIRTQVIILGGGITGLAAALFLAQQGVDFILIEKREGTSVYPRSRTIDARTMELFRGIGLSEALREGGKALAPAWGILRGNTLVEALQTPAAEIMSPAKLAATQKEIADFIKNSPEGVCRCTQDISEAIMCTHAQQQGADIRFHHHLLSFTQHPNEVEVLVQNRQTAAQYTIRADYMIAADGASSFVRNQLNVPVSGNGSWTDLLNIYFEADLAAIVKGREFSQFLIETPEITGFLLTINNQNKWAFHLRYYPEKGETAADYTITKLTTILHRILGIPAIKISILKVLPWQLTVRIAEQLRRNRIFLAGDAAHTMTPYAGKGANTGVQDAQNIAWKLAAVLKNQAATTLLDTYHTERQPVGAYYATLSGQLAGTNGLVNTSLLPTKAKDLMGLPNFGYQSSAIKRDTNLPFTYFVGEPGTRVPHVWLDELHNISSIDWIKGQFVLIAGNNNWQAACDKVKEQLSIDIRLVVSADEKWQAITGMSNDEALLVRPDDFVVARLAAIDSLGNVMTVILGKAVPLQLQVNNSLENL